The following nucleotide sequence is from Aedes aegypti strain LVP_AGWG chromosome 3, AaegL5.0 Primary Assembly, whole genome shotgun sequence.
CGATTTCTGGTCAGATTTCAGACGCCCACATGCATATGTCGTCCTTGAGTTTGAAATCAACAGCAAACTAGGCATTCAAAGATTTTGCCTCTGGTTTTGATTCTGCTAAAAACCCTTCTACAATTAATTCGGTCTTAACAGATTCTAGTCAGCTATGTAGCCAACTAACGCTGACTTTAAGTATACCTCCACAGATTTTCCTAAATCTTCTAACTATATTTTATGTTTTCCTTCTTAAATAACAAGGTAATGAAAATGACTTCACACGACACATCCACACAGATATTGTTCTAGAttaattccaaatatttctggGATATTTAGATTATTTTCATGAGCTTAAAAGGTATtttgtagtatttttttttcttttttcagaatctgtgtcgatattgatcgagaatttaagatcatcgtcgataatcacgtattcaaattttacttcacattttggtattgcaatacctctTGCTTCAAcgatggaatttgttaaagtttcgagagcattatCAATGTCAAGTTTtggggcgagtgatgcgggcaggatcaatcgtgttgcgcgtcgctcgcgtggcacgatagtatataagagtcgcggatcCCGTGATTAGCGTTAgaacacacttagattaaattactggggtcggtaaaattttactgggtttttgaactaccgaaaaagtcagtaaaatgtaAACTGTCGCTACGCGTAATCGAAAAGCAAATTCATGTttcattttttatcgatatatgatataaaaaggaagctctctgcaaaatttcagtgaaaaatctctgtttttcgatttctgatatttatttttagtttactgactttttcggtagttccaaaccccagttatttttaccgaacagattgagtgtgtagtaTTTGATCCTTTTGTCGCTCTTGCGAGGGCgaacgatgaacacttgttcggcatacaattcatttatcgaataatatcgtgaatccggtcaggcgtgaatatatcaaggatcgcatcatcaactaaagatgactcccagatccttaccttatcccactaacccaatatcttttccatgacaactatggagatgcagaagattcttcggtctctaaaaccaatggttgtctaactaacattccttccctgctccgatgactgtaaggacgtggccggcgccgttattgacttctaaagtttgagctctcgatttgtgcacattgaagaatggtaagctaatcccaagccccattcactaaatccctgtgcaacttcgagtgctctggtcaatcatggagtagcaactacgaattgtacggtcatttatgctcatgctcattatcAACGTGAAGTtttgtttggaaagaatttgtagAAAGGTTTCTAGctgagagagagagaagacagctggcttagattgtgAGCTCCCAAAAGCCAatggaacctgtcatcaactatGACTGGAAAACAAACACATTCGGACGGCAGAACGTGAAAAAGcatcaaaattcaagtaaacgtaattaaaatttctaagtgtttgatttcacattttaaaaagtagagtatatatatatatacagccattccatgaaaaaccgatctagtgggtcaccgaatttcgtgaaaattttctattttgttccttattcaaaataaggatacacgtgtttttgtttttttttgattagggtgaccatttccgaaataaggtgactagaaaaatcgcgattttgattaatttttatttttaaagatattataacttttgaaccgttcgaccgattttcaatctttttggacgaaatgaaagctaaaaattttgacttttcaggaaaaatatgaaacttcacaaaaatattttccgttttttcgtgttggaccaaaggggctattgctgttttcattttttcttgaaagttcagttaattttacgtttactgtcaaattttcagcgatgtatattttttagtttttgggatatagtttttgaaaataaaaaattagccatttttcatcggcacacactgtaggtcgcagtgcattagattttttatttaaaaaaaaaatcataactttcgaacagctcaaccaatttccatttttttttaaaaagcttaaaatttcaactttttgagATCGCAGTTAGCTGCGCGCGCGAACAGGTGTATTTAAAATtgatctgtcacgtttttatcATCTCCGCAAATAATTAGATTCGGCTGGTGAAACGGCTGGTGCTGTTTTCGAAAAAAGTGTCTTCTTCTGAAATATTCGAGCATAGGTTGAGGTGCATCGAGCTTTTCTCGCTCCGAAAAAGGACGTGAAAATTTCTaaccagtgttttttttttgtctcgtgTTGCTTATCTGCGGTTGGTGAAATTcggctgatgatgatgatgatgatgatgtattctaccatctattgtagcaaggcatctgcctatagcactggaataatctgaaaagcgatttgatcaagattgtacTGTTGTTTGTGAGCAGGCAGtctcctgtatgaagggccaaaatggaTGTGTGGACccgcaagcagagacacttgcacGAAACCCGCGTCAGGGAagaagaatctccttccagaagaaagttttcacgaacaactgtacaatagagtgatgcaaattttgaaatgtttgctcccctatgcttaaacgattttaattacggtaaatagcatcctcccagatagccgtagcggtaaacgcgcagctattcagcaagaccaagctgagggtcgtgggttcgaatcccaccggtcgaggatcttttcgggatggaaattttctcgacttcccagggcatagagtatcttcgtacctgccacacgatatacacatgcaaaaatggtcattggcatagtaagctctcagttaatagctgtggaagtgctcataggatcactaagctgagaagcaggctctgtcccagtggggacgtaacgccagaaagaagaagtatcctcccaaaatttgaagtgattcggaagaaatttgactgtgcacacgccattcgaagtctatatggagattactatagaaaacgccaatcttttgtgttcagccctctatctcttcgccataatattttatggaaaagtgaacaaattcttctaatgtaaattcttcccagctacaactttgccgaagaccactttttgattggacctcagcataaattgttattcatcatcataaagttggtttgcatgtagcatgtttcaccaactgttcggcagacAACAGTGGTGCTTCTGGTGGGtaaaatagatcaaagtaatccaggctactatgttctacagcaaaaaaaacagtgttgctctgaaagtaattgaatgatcatctcagcatggtttagactttgttatcaataataacaaattatccttacgtcccatcaaaatgtggtcttcggcaaagttgtagctgggaagatttcacatgagtagagtttgttcacttttccatagattttaATTTCGAgtagttagaggactgaacacaaaagctttgtctttttcatagtaatttccatataaacttcaaatggcgtgtgcacaatcaaatttcttccaaatcacttcaaattttgggagaatgatttttatcataattgacaccgattaatcataggggagcaaaaatttcaaaatttgcatcagtctagtgcacagccctcactcagGAAGCACTAATGATGAAAAAGGCGCTTTTTAcgtgcagctcgaacgcgagtacgacagctgcccaagccacgacgtcaaaatcatcatagtagatcttaacgctcaggttggccaggaggagaagttcagaccgactattggaaagttcagcgcccaccagctgacgaacgaaaacggctaaCGACTAatagatttcgccgcctccaagaatatggccattcgtagcacctacttccagcacagccttccataccgatacacctggagatcaccacagcaagcagaatcacaaatcgaccacattctgattgatggtcggcacttctccgacattatcgacgtcaggacctatcgtggcgctaacaccgactctgaccactatctggtgatggttgaactgcgcccaaaactctccgtcgttaacaacgtacggtaccgacgaccgCCCCGGTTCcgcctagagcggctcaagcaaccggatatcGTAGCGGCATACGCGCGGCACCCTCAAGagagtgagctggatgaagcccctcttgaggacagctggagaacagtaaaagcagccatcaacgatgcagctgagagcaacgtcgggtacgtgggacgtagtcgatggaacgattggttcgacgaggagtgccagtaGGTTTTGGAGGAAAaaaaatgcagcgcgggcggtcatgttgcagcaagggacccggcagaacgtggaacgctgtagacggaaacggcaacagcagacccgcctctttcgggagaaaaaaaacgccgcctggaggagacggagtgcgagaagATGTAACagttgtgccggtctcaagaaacgcgtaaattctatcagaaactcaacgcatcccgcaacggatTCGTGCCgcaagccgagatgtgcagggataaggatgggagcattttgacggacgagcgtgaggtgatcgataggtggaagcagcacttcgacgagcacctatttatttatttagttgatgttacatcaattaatttgataaaacttcgttaacgatgttacacCAATttaccggtagtcctctacgggcatgaaatgtggccgatgctcgaggaggacttggtAGCATTTGGAgtcggacagcaaccctgcgaagatggtgttcgcttcggatccggttggtacaagaagcgTGAAGCGCAGCGAACTAGGTGGGCGGATAAAGTGAGTATCGATTTggtgagcgtggggcagaaccgaggatggagagatgcggccacgaaccgagtttcgtggcgtgaaattgttgattcaatgttatctgtttagatgttcactaaataaataaaaatgaatatataaagaaaaattgataaattttacaAGTTATGAAGAGAAAACAAATTTAGTGATTCCTAAAAATATATTATTCCTTAAGCATTTTTTGTTGATACTTAATCGTACAAGAATAAAACACCTTAAAGTGATTCAGTTATTATCCGTTATTACACATCAcagaaaatagtaatttttattgGCGATATTAACGATTCCTTGAAGACAGGGAATATTTCCATAATTGAAcataatatacaaaaaaaatcaaaagggcACTGTCATCGCTTAGTTGATATCCTCTGATTAaggttttattttaatttattctttCTTGCTTATACATGCTTGTTATAAATGTAACAGTTATGAAAACAATCAATAGTCCTTAACAGGTATCTAAAAAAGGCCTTggtcgaataaaaaaaaagaaaccatCTGCCTACACTAGCGTTATCGAAACAACCTATTATAACAAAACTATCACAGCTAATACACGAGAATTCCCAATAGAAAATACTTGCATGTAACATATAATTGAGCACTTTATGCAGGAAAGGCCATATCAGCATTATGTTCTAGCACAGACAAcgtaacaaatttcaacaaaatccatcgcccGGTTTACGCTATCATCATCTGATGAGCAAATTGCACTAAATGCTGTTTGTGCAACAAGacctgcagatggcggtagtgtgaaacgtcaaactcgaagaaaaacgatgcacGGGCCTCTGCTTGAGATGTTTGAAACGTAGCggatttgaaatgatcgttaaatgagtgagCTATGGAAATTTCGTTAGTGTTGCCTGTGGCTCTAGTATTCTCAATACTTATGCATTTTTAAAATATCCTGCTAAAACCTTCGATATCACTAAAATTCTGACACCATTCTCTAACAGATGTAACAACAACTTAAAATTAACTATTTCACGGGGATGATTCAGAATCTTGTTTTATACGGAACCTGCACTTTCTCACCTTCCGCTGCATCCATTTGGATTTAGCTGTGTCCAGCAGTTGATTCCACAGTTCAGTATCCTGTGCTGCGTTCCGCCAGTTTGTGTACCGTTTCACATTCCTCAAATCTTGCTCTACACAATCGATCCACTGGGCGGGTGGATGTCCTCTAGGAAGTTTGACGTTTGGATTGCTTTCCAGCGCGATTCGTGCAGGGCAGTCCTCGGGCATGCGCAGGACATGTCCAGCCCATCGTAGCCGTCCTATATTGATCGTATGTTCAATGTCGAGCTCCGCGATTCGCTGAACCATGTCGGAATACATAGCTTCGTAGGATTTTCCATCACATGTCCGTAGTTTTCCGTAGATCGATCGAAGCACTTCACATTCAAAGTCTTTGAGTTTCTTCAAAGAAACGCTCGATTTGGTAAGGACCCATGACTCGTGGCCGTACAGCACTTGCGGTCTTATTTGAGTTTTATAAATGATTTCCTTGTCAAGAGTTTTAAGGGTTGAATCGAGCAGTTCCTGGAAAGTATTCCCAATTGTTATACGGCGATcgatttccttcattagatcaTTATCATAGGTTATTGTTGAATCTAAGAATTCACACTTCTTTTCCACCTCAAATTCATCGTGATCAAGTGTGACTTTAGTCATTTGCTTTGTTTTACTCTTAGGTTGTGcatacatatattttgaatcTTTGAAGGCCAGAATCAAACCAACCTTGATTGCTTCCCGCTTCAGTTTCGTGTATGCTCGTTCTAGATGAGAAAAATCTCTGGCAATCAAGTCAATGTCGTCAGCGTAACATATGAACTGTAAGTTGTCCATAAAAATCGTGCCACTACTATCGATCATCGCTTTCCGAATTACTACATCTAGCGCAATAGCCAAGAGCAATTGGGACAGTGGATTCCCATGTTGCACACCGATGTGAGAATTGGGGTTCATGAAATCAGATGTAGTTTTTAGCGATTCAATTACATCTGCAGGCCAACGATAACTCTGGTGCACCATTTTCCACAACTGTTCTCGATTGATGGTGgcgtaagaatttttcaagttgatgaaaaggtgatgtgtAGGAACCTTGTATGTATGACATTTGTGAAGAATTTGTCGCAATGTGAATATGGCTTCAGTTGGCAACAGTGCGCGGTACTTCGATAACGATGTTTTGAGAGTATCTATCAAATTCCCATGAACAGTATCGGAGTCTTTTTCTCTGTGCAGTTGTCCAGAATGGTTTTCCGATAAAGGCTGTAGCACGTTGAGGAAGCtagaaatgatcaatttttgatTCTGGGGTAGCGTCATTGTTGTAAGCAGGTTAGCAAAAGTCGCTTCGCTTTGCTCTGGATCATGTCTTTTGCACTTCATTTTGGATAGGGTCATCTGATAGCCATTTTTGGTTAGAGTTTTTTTCTGCAATATATTATGAACTTGAAAAAGATTAAAAGTTTAAATTAAAACTGAACTTATTAAAGCTATGTGCAAATCTAGAAGCAGTATAGAGTAACAAGTAAGAAGAGCGGAATCGCTTTCGCAAACAAAAGCTTCTCCCGTCTACCCAAGGCACCTAAGGGTGGTCAATATTGCCGCGTTTATTGAAACCCGTAGCTTATCGAATTATAAGTGGTTGATTACAACATCTATCTTGATACATTGACGACGTATAAAAATAAAGCCTTCGAATTCAAGATGGAAGAGGAGAAAACAAAATGATGACTTAAAAATCGTTATATCAGACCTAGGCCCAGATGGGCTAGatcgagcccgaaaccggtcgactaaGAAGATAAATTTAAATCCTATTTTAAtcgtttgtaagaacaatatgTGTTATGTCCGGTTTCGTGTCGCGTTCTGTGAGTTTACATGAAGTTCTTACGTTGCACAAACCCCCGAGAATAGTCAATCAAAATGTGCCGAAGAAGGACGGCAGAAGTTTTGTTATGCAAAGTTTGTTCCGCCTTTTCCCATGGTATTCTAAAATTAAACATCATTTTCACTGATCTTACCTTCAATTGCAATCGCATCTATAAAAGATGGAACAACAGTCTCAACTGCCTGCAATAGCACCTCCAAGGACTCTGCCGATTGCAAAAGTGACCTCAGGTGTGGCACAGAGTTTCTGCTCGTCTGCTCAACTCGAGGGATTTCCTTTTTCTGGTCATCAGCTCCACACGCGTTTGCACCAACATGGTAAACGACCGGATAATGATCGGAGCTCAACTTCTGGGTAACAGTAGGTTCGTTCATAGCAAAGTTTGCCAAGCATATGTCCACATACGATGCGTACGTACCACGCTTAAACGTTGGATGCTTCGGCATATAAACGGTAAGTTGATCACTTCGACTTTCCGATGACCGcaaagttttcaaaactaatttcCCATTTGTATGATTCGCATCATCATGCCACTGTTTATGACGGGCGTTTAGGTCTCCACATGTGAGGAATTTATTCTGGGGCTCAGTCAACTTGAGCAAGTCCGATTTGAACTTCTGAGCATTTTGTTTGTGGCACTGCGACGGACAATAAACGGCGTAGATGTTTAGCTTTTCGTTCGATACCATCAATTCAATGCCCACGGATTCGATGACGGTAGTGCCGGTTGCGATTTCCCGGAATTGTATTCCTTCTCGAACGAGTATTGCCACACCACCCCATGTCTGGTCCTTGCGATCCTGTC
It contains:
- the LOC110678537 gene encoding uncharacterized protein LOC110678537 isoform X2, yielding MRLQLKKKTLTKNGYQMTLSKMKCKRHDPEQSEATFANLLTTMTLPQNQKLIISSFLNVLQPLSENHSGQLHREKDSDTVHGNLIDTLKTSLSKYRALLPTEAIFTLRQILHKCHTYKVPTHHLFINLKNSYATINREQLWKMVHQSYRWPADVIESLKTTSDFMNPNSHIGVQHGNPLSQLLLAIALDVVIRKAMIDSSGTIFMDNLQFICYADDIDLIARDFSHLERAYTKLKREAIKVGLILAFKDSKYMYAQPKSKTKQMTKVTLDHDEFEVEKKCEFLDSTITYDNDLMKEIDRRITIGNTFQELLDSTLKTLDKEIIYKTQIRPQVLYGHESWVLTKSSVSLKKLKDFECEVLRSIYGKLRTCDGKSYEAMYSDMVQRIAELDIEHTINIGRLRWAGHVLRMPEDCPARIALESNPNVKLPRGHPPAQWIDCVEQDLRNVKRYTNWRNAAQDTELWNQLLDTAKSKWMQRKVRKCRFRIKQDSESSP
- the LOC110678537 gene encoding uncharacterized protein LOC110678537 isoform X1, which codes for MPKHPTFKRGTYASYVDICLANFAMNEPTVTQKLSSDHYPVVYHVGANACGADDQKKEIPRVEQTSRNSVPHLRSLLQSAESLEVLLQAVETVVPSFIDAIAIEVHNILQKKTLTKNGYQMTLSKMKCKRHDPEQSEATFANLLTTMTLPQNQKLIISSFLNVLQPLSENHSGQLHREKDSDTVHGNLIDTLKTSLSKYRALLPTEAIFTLRQILHKCHTYKVPTHHLFINLKNSYATINREQLWKMVHQSYRWPADVIESLKTTSDFMNPNSHIGVQHGNPLSQLLLAIALDVVIRKAMIDSSGTIFMDNLQFICYADDIDLIARDFSHLERAYTKLKREAIKVGLILAFKDSKYMYAQPKSKTKQMTKVTLDHDEFEVEKKCEFLDSTITYDNDLMKEIDRRITIGNTFQELLDSTLKTLDKEIIYKTQIRPQVLYGHESWVLTKSSVSLKKLKDFECEVLRSIYGKLRTCDGKSYEAMYSDMVQRIAELDIEHTINIGRLRWAGHVLRMPEDCPARIALESNPNVKLPRGHPPAQWIDCVEQDLRNVKRYTNWRNAAQDTELWNQLLDTAKSKWMQRKVRKCRFRIKQDSESSP